The following proteins are co-located in the Arctopsyche grandis isolate Sample6627 chromosome 3, ASM5162203v2, whole genome shotgun sequence genome:
- the LOC143923051 gene encoding speckle targeted PIP5K1A-regulated poly(A) polymerase-like isoform X1 yields MEAAKQQPQPTPVAKKEQRLFKCDVCNIQYTGTESEISSHIFGKKHKERLRLLEDASKQVLVHVSIPDHQRIVFKQFLTSTFGCVEKIYFNDLGRRFVSVTFKSLESVTKAINSRHIFDNKKLNFEKRNITLRQVKKKEKKQRPLPQPRFILTGAFEEQIRELIKKVERSPEKSQEIQSLYSELQNCLMHEYPDCRVVPFGSVITGLAFTDSDVDCFVSINPIQMQILMSKCDDIDLLHSRLVRNTKNILHKYKTLFSHIVGIPRASVPIVKCLHIKSQTNCDVSFKNGFGIYNSRLIFFFIASDPRLKTLLQFIKYWAKNHDFLGYKTFSSYALTMLIIYYLQQISPPILIPIKELQKDKKFDIYIDGWNCGFDGISALPKTQNTSSVLTLLQGFYHFYEDYDFANNVICPYVGKSFPIEAFNNLENLLPSFQTYVNLVKVDRSKNLISAKRNVFVQDPFEHTRNITNTPDNKLKFFKSHCKLAYTKITNSIENNTYDNLINTLLNQQIATVKNNSSNILVKFPKMSNSDIDKSSLVNSVKIVVENILTEMLKCNFEIDNDEVCTEKNVTYHSVNFKCQTMYNVWFARKLHTENLSATNNALLKEIEITNALIDSGYKNISPKNPLFSFNFTVNIFDDNLKFSIRLIDGDKREYNIFFSFLNSRMSKILNPFFSNLIKEINA; encoded by the exons AATATTCAATATACCGGCACTGAGTCGGAAATATCGTCCCACATATTTGGAAAGAAGCACAAAGAAAGACTTAGACTTCTGGAAGATGCTTCTAAACAAGTATTAGTACATG TTTCGATTCCAGACCATCAACGAAtagtttttaaacaatttttgacTTCTACTTTTGGCTGCGTtgaaaagatttattttaatgatttgGGTAGACGATTTGTTTCCGTGACATTTAAAAGTCTCGAATCTGTAACAAAAGCTATAAATTCTAGACACATATTTGACaataaaaaacttaattttgaaaaaagaaaTATCACATTACGTCAAG ttaaaaaaaaagagaagaaaCAACGACCACTGCCGCAACCGCGATTCATTCTTACGGGTGCTTTTGAAGAACAGATTCGagaactaataaaaaaagtggAAAGAAGTCCTGAAAAATCTCAAGAGATACAAAGTCTGTATTCAGAACTACAAAACTGCTTAATGCACGAATATcctg atTGTAGAGTTGTGCCTTTTGGTTCTGTAATTACTGGTTTGGCTTTTACTGACAGTGATGTGGATTGTTTTGTATCAATTAATCCTATACAGATGCAAATCTTGATGAGTAAATGTGATGATATCGATCTGTTACACAGTCGCTTAGTGAGAAATACAAAAAACATCCTTCACAAGTACAAAACACTGTTCTCGCATATCGTCGGCATACCTAGAGCATCTGTACCCATAGTAAAATGTTTGCACATAAAATCACAAACTAATTGTGACGTCAGCTTCAAAAATGGCTTTGGGATCTATAacagtcggttgatttttttcttcattgcTTCTGACCCAAGATTGAAAACCCTCCTGCAATTCATCAAATATTGGGCCAAAAACCACGACTTCTTGGGATATAAAACGTTTTCTAGCTACGCTCTAACGATGctgataatatattatttacagcAAATTTCACCACCTATTCTAATACCGATTAAAGAAttacaaaaagataaaaaatttgatatttatatagaTGGCTGGAATTGTGGATTTGACGGTATTTCTGCTTTACCCAAGACCCAAAACACATCATCTGTTTTGACGTTGTTGCAaggattttatcatttttatgaaGATTACGATTTTGCTAATAATGTGATATGTCCTTACGTAGGCAAAAGTTTTCCGATAGAAGCCTTTAATAACTTGGAAAATTTATTGCCATCTTTCCAAACATATGTAAACCTTGTAAAAGTTGACAGAAGTAAAAATTTAATCTCGGCGAAGAGGAACGTATTTGTTCAAGATCCTTTTGAACATACCCGTAACATTACTAATACACCGGAtaacaaattgaaatttttcaagaGCCATTGCAAACTAGCTTACACTAAAATCActaattcaattgaaaataatacatatgacaACCTTATAAATACATTGTTGAATCAACAAATCGCTACTGTCAAAAATAATAGTTCTAACATTTTAGTAAAGTTTCCAAAAATGAGTAATTCAGATATTGACAAATCTTCCTTGGTTAACAGTGTAAAAATTgtggttgaaaatattttgaccGAAATGCTGAAATGTAATTTTGAAATCGACAATGATGAGGTGTGCACCGAAAAAAATGTCACTTATCAtagtgtaaattttaaatgtcaaaccATGTATAATGTTTGGTTTGCGAGAAAATTACACACTGAAAATCTTTCTGCAACTAATAATGCTCTGCTGAAAGAAATCGAAATCACCAATGCTTTAATAGACTCtggttataaaaatatttcgccAAAGAAtccattattttcttttaattttacagttaatatttttgatgataatttgaaattttctatTCGTTTGATTGATGGCGACAAACGtgaatataacatttttttctccTTTTTAAATTCAAGAATGTCGAAAATTCTTAATCCATTCTTTTCAAACCTAATAAAGGAAATCAATGCGTAG